GCCTGCAGGCGGGCGACCAGTTCAAGAAACGAAAACGGCTTGCCCAGATAATCGTCGGCACCTTCGCGCAAACCGCGAATGCGGTCTTCGACCCGCTCGCGGGCGGTGAGCATGATCACCGGGGTTTGCTTGCGCGCACGCAGGGCCCGCAGTACGCCAAAGCCGTCGAGCCCCGGGAGCATTACATCGAGCACGATCACGGCGTAATCGCTCTCCATCGCCAAGTGCAAACCTTCGATCCCGTCCCGGGCCACATCCACCGTGTAGCCTTGCTCGGTCAATCCGCGGTGCAGGTAATCGGCGGTTTTCTCTTCATCTTCAATAATCAGAATGCGCATAACCCGCCTCAGTGATCGGTTTGGAACGATGGAACAGCCGCTCAAGCCACAAGTATATGACCGGCGTGGTAAACAGCGTCAGCGCCTGGCTCACCAGCAACCCGCCCACCACGGCAATCCCCAGCGGCTGGCGCAGCTCGGCGCCGGTGCCGTAGCCGAGCATCAGCGGCAGGGCACCAAGCAAGGCGGCCAAGGTGGTCATGATGATCGGACGGAAACGGGTGATGCAGGCCTGGTAGATGGCGTCTTCGGGGCTCAAGCCGCGGTTGCGCTGGGCATCGAGGGCAAAGTCGATCATCAGGATGCCGTTTTTCTTGACGATACCGATCAGCAGCACCAGTCCTATCAGCGCCATGATCGAAAAGTCCTGGCCGCAGATCCAGAGCATCAATAGCGCGCCGACCCCTGCCGAGGGCAGGGTCGAAATGATGGTCAGCGGGTGCACAAAGCTTTCGTACAGCACGCCCAGGATGATGTACACCGCCACCAGCGCCGCCAGGATCAGCCACGGCTGGCTGGCCAGCGAGCTCTGGAACGCCTGGGCGGCGCCCTGGAAGTTGCCGCTGATAGTGCTCGGCATGCCGATTTCGTTTTTCGCCTGGTTGAGCATCAGCACCGCATCGCCCAGGGCTACGCCGGGGGCGAGGTTGAACGACAGGTTGGCGGCCGGGAACATGCCGTCATGGCTGATCGAAAGCGGCCCGCTGGTGGGCGCATCGACCTTGGCCACGGCCGACAGCGGCACCATTTCCCCGGTCAGCGGCGAGCGCAGGTAGAAGTAGTTCAGGCTCTCGGCCTTGCCGCGCTGTTGCGCGTCCACCTCCAGGATCACGTTGTACTGGTTGGTCTCGGTCTGGAACTCATTGACCTGACGCTGGCCAAACGCGTCGTACAGCGCCTCATCGACATCGGTGGCGGTGAGGCCGAAACGGGCCGCGGCGTTACGGTCGATGCTGAGGTGGGTGATGCTGCCGCCCAGTTGCAGGTCGTTGGACAAGTCGCGAAAGGCCGGGTTGGCCCGCAGCTTTTCGGTCAGGCGCTGGGTCCAGGTGGTGAGCGTCGGCCCGTCGTTGCTCTTGAGTACATATTGATACTGGCTGCGGCTTGGCCCCGAACTGAGGTTGATGTCCTGGCCTGCGCGCAGGTACAGCACGATGCCCGGGACCTTGGCCAGTTGCGGGCGGATCCGGTCGATAAACTGACTGGCCGACACATCGCGATCTCCCCGGTCCTTGAGGGCAATCCAGAACCGGCCGTTGGCAATGGTCTGGTTGCTGCCGGTCACGCCCACCGAATGGGAAAACGCCTGCACGGCGGGGTCGTCACTGACGATTTTGGCCAGCGCCAGATGCTTTTGCATCATGTCGGGGAACGAGATGTCCGATGCCGCTTCGCTGGTGCCGAGCACGAAGCCGGTGTCTTGAACCGGGAAGAAACCTTTGGGGATCACTACATAGCCGGCAATGGCCATGGCCAGCGTCACGCCGAAAATCCCCAGCATCAGGCGCTGGTGGGCCAGGGCCCGCTTCAAGCCCTTTTCATACAGTGCCAGCAAGCGTTCGCCAAAGCCGGGCGTGGCATCGGCTTTGTGCACAGGGGCGCGCATGAACAGCGCGGCGAGGGTCGGGGCCAGGGTCAGCGACACCACGACCGAAATCAGGATGGTCGAGGTCGCGGTCAGGGCGAATTCCTTGAACAGCCGCCCGACCACCCCGCCCATGAACAGCAGAGGGATAAACGCCGCCACCAGCGAGAAGCTGATGGACACCACGGTGAAGCCAATCTCGCTGGAGCCCTTGATCGCCGCATCGCGCATGCTTTCGCCGGCTTCGAGGTGGCGGTGAATGTTCTCCACCACCACGATCGCATCGTCGACCACAAACCCCACGGCCACCACAATCGCCACCAGTGTCAGGTTGTTGAGGCTGAAACCCAGCACATACATCAACGCAAAACTGGCGATCAGCGAGACGCCGAGTACCGCCGACACAATCAGCGTGGCCGACCATTGGCGCAAAAACAGCGCCATCACGGCGACCACCAGCAACACGGCAATCAACAGGGTGATTTCCACTTCATGCAGAGAGGCGCGGATGGTTTTGGTCCGGTCGCTCAGCACGGTCACTTCAACCGAGGCCGGAAGCATGGCTTGCAGGCCGGGCAGGGCGGCCTGGATGCGGTCCACGGTTTCAACGATGTTCGCCCCCGGCTGGCGGGATATCACCAGGTTGAGCCCCGGCTGATGCCCGGACCAGGCTTGCACGTAATCGTTTTCTGCACCGTTGACCACGCGCGCTACGTCGCGTAGCTGCACGGGGGCGCCGTCCTTGTACGAGACGATCAATCTGGCGTACTCATCCGCGTCAAACAACTGATCGTTGGTCGAGAGGGTCGAAATACTCGACGGCCCGTACAGCGCGCCCTTGGCCAGATTAAGGCTGGTTTGCTGGATGGCCAGGCGAATGTCGGCCAGGGTCAGGCCAATGGCGGCCAGTTTGTCGGCAGAAGCCTGGACCCGGATTGCCGGGCGTTGCTGGCCGGTAATGTTGATCAGGCCCACGCCGTCGATCTGGCTGATCTGGCGCGCCAGCAGGGTTTCGACGTAATCGCTCAGCTCGGTGCCGGGCATGTGCAGGGAGCTGATGCTCAGGATCAGCACCGGGCTATCGGCCGGGTTGACCTTCTTCCAGGTCGGCAGGGTCGGCATGTCCTTGGGCAGTTTGCCGGACGCGGTGTTGATCGCCGCCTGCACTTCTTGCGCGGCGGTATCGATGCTTTTGCTCAGGGTGAATTGCAGGGTCAGGGTGGTGGAGCCCAGTGCGCTGCTGGACGTCATCTGGGTCATGCCGGGGATGGCGCTGAATTGCACCTCCAGGGGCGTTGCCACCGATGACGCCATGGTGTCCGGGCTGGCGCCGGGCAATTGCGCCGACACCTGGATGGTCGGGAACTCGGCTTCGGGCAAGGGGGCGATGGGCAGGCGCGGGAATGCGATCAGCCCCACCAGCACCAGGGCGAAGGTCAGCAGCACCGTGGCGACCGGGTGGTCGACGCACCAGGCGGACACTGAACGGCTGCTGGTCATGGCTGCACCTGAGCGGCCGTGGGCTCGCCCAGCACTTCAATCCGCGCGCCGGGCTTGAGCCGCGACTGGCCATCGCTGACCAGTGTGTCGCCGGGGTTGACCCCGGTGATGA
This genomic stretch from Pseudomonas deceptionensis harbors:
- a CDS encoding heavy metal response regulator transcription factor, with the protein product MRILIIEDEEKTADYLHRGLTEQGYTVDVARDGIEGLHLAMESDYAVIVLDVMLPGLDGFGVLRALRARKQTPVIMLTARERVEDRIRGLREGADDYLGKPFSFLELVARLQALTRRSGGHEPVQVTVDDLWIDLISRKASRAGARLDLTAKEFSLLSVLARRQGEILSKTAIAEMVWDINFDSDANVVEVAIKRLRAKLDGPFEHKLLHTIRGMGYVLERRGV
- a CDS encoding multidrug efflux RND transporter permease subunit, with the translated sequence MTSSRSVSAWCVDHPVATVLLTFALVLVGLIAFPRLPIAPLPEAEFPTIQVSAQLPGASPDTMASSVATPLEVQFSAIPGMTQMTSSSALGSTTLTLQFTLSKSIDTAAQEVQAAINTASGKLPKDMPTLPTWKKVNPADSPVLILSISSLHMPGTELSDYVETLLARQISQIDGVGLINITGQQRPAIRVQASADKLAAIGLTLADIRLAIQQTSLNLAKGALYGPSSISTLSTNDQLFDADEYARLIVSYKDGAPVQLRDVARVVNGAENDYVQAWSGHQPGLNLVISRQPGANIVETVDRIQAALPGLQAMLPASVEVTVLSDRTKTIRASLHEVEITLLIAVLLVVAVMALFLRQWSATLIVSAVLGVSLIASFALMYVLGFSLNNLTLVAIVVAVGFVVDDAIVVVENIHRHLEAGESMRDAAIKGSSEIGFTVVSISFSLVAAFIPLLFMGGVVGRLFKEFALTATSTILISVVVSLTLAPTLAALFMRAPVHKADATPGFGERLLALYEKGLKRALAHQRLMLGIFGVTLAMAIAGYVVIPKGFFPVQDTGFVLGTSEAASDISFPDMMQKHLALAKIVSDDPAVQAFSHSVGVTGSNQTIANGRFWIALKDRGDRDVSASQFIDRIRPQLAKVPGIVLYLRAGQDINLSSGPSRSQYQYVLKSNDGPTLTTWTQRLTEKLRANPAFRDLSNDLQLGGSITHLSIDRNAAARFGLTATDVDEALYDAFGQRQVNEFQTETNQYNVILEVDAQQRGKAESLNYFYLRSPLTGEMVPLSAVAKVDAPTSGPLSISHDGMFPAANLSFNLAPGVALGDAVLMLNQAKNEIGMPSTISGNFQGAAQAFQSSLASQPWLILAALVAVYIILGVLYESFVHPLTIISTLPSAGVGALLMLWICGQDFSIMALIGLVLLIGIVKKNGILMIDFALDAQRNRGLSPEDAIYQACITRFRPIIMTTLAALLGALPLMLGYGTGAELRQPLGIAVVGGLLVSQALTLFTTPVIYLWLERLFHRSKPITEAGYAHSDY